A window of the Xenopus laevis strain J_2021 chromosome 9_10L, Xenopus_laevis_v10.1, whole genome shotgun sequence genome harbors these coding sequences:
- the LOC108701747 gene encoding uncharacterized protein LOC108701747 isoform X1: MEYGNQKLSDKLHSVPYYQGRWFALSMSSVSVFSQVFDLNDETFIAHINQQVTLNCSVLTAEDWKQNKVQVIWFKNFTEKILDCVVDKGKTTKCQYGSGSSRAQLSTKIMEGNAALEFTNVQESDGGTYQCWVIFPQFYKKKYIELHIQGEVKDASAVGESTGMRFTDTMETNSSWDVMLKSGWFIAFVLAGAIILQRYRMRNKRLRYNNLIL, translated from the exons ATGGAATATGGAAATCAGAAGCTGTCAGATAAACTTCATTCTGTGCCTTATTATCAGGGAAG ATGGTTTGCATTATCCATGTCTTCTGTCTCAGTTTTTAGCCAAGTGTTCGATCTGAATGATGAGACCTTCATTGCCCACATAAACCAGCAAGTTACTCTAAATTGCTCCGTTTTAACGGCAGAGGACTGGAAACAAAACAAGGTACAAGTAATTTGGTTTAAAAACTTCACGGAGAAGATATTAGACTGTGTGGTGGATAAGGGGAAGACCACCAAGTGCCAGTATGGGTCTGGATCATCTAGAGCTCAACTCTCCACTAAAATCATGGAAGGGAATGCTGCACTTGAATTCACCAATGTCCAGGAATCAGATGGTGGGACGTACCAGTGCTGGGTGATCTTCCCTCAGTTctacaaaaagaaatacattgagCTGCACATACAGG GTGAAGTAAAGGATGCCTCAGCAGTAGGTGAATCTACTGGCATGAGGTTTACAGACACAATGGAAACCAATTCTTCATGGGACGTAATGCTAAAGAGTGGATGGTTTATTGCCTTTGTACTGGCTGGAGCCATCATTTTGCAGAGATACCGTATGAGGAATAAAAGGTTGAGATACAATAATCTTATTTTATGA
- the LOC108701747 gene encoding uncharacterized protein LOC108701747 isoform X2, which produces MEIRSCQINFILCLIIREVFSQVFDLNDETFIAHINQQVTLNCSVLTAEDWKQNKVQVIWFKNFTEKILDCVVDKGKTTKCQYGSGSSRAQLSTKIMEGNAALEFTNVQESDGGTYQCWVIFPQFYKKKYIELHIQGEVKDASAVGESTGMRFTDTMETNSSWDVMLKSGWFIAFVLAGAIILQRYRMRNKRLRYNNLIL; this is translated from the exons ATGGAAATCAGAAGCTGTCAGATAAACTTCATTCTGTGCCTTATTATCAGGGAAG TTTTTAGCCAAGTGTTCGATCTGAATGATGAGACCTTCATTGCCCACATAAACCAGCAAGTTACTCTAAATTGCTCCGTTTTAACGGCAGAGGACTGGAAACAAAACAAGGTACAAGTAATTTGGTTTAAAAACTTCACGGAGAAGATATTAGACTGTGTGGTGGATAAGGGGAAGACCACCAAGTGCCAGTATGGGTCTGGATCATCTAGAGCTCAACTCTCCACTAAAATCATGGAAGGGAATGCTGCACTTGAATTCACCAATGTCCAGGAATCAGATGGTGGGACGTACCAGTGCTGGGTGATCTTCCCTCAGTTctacaaaaagaaatacattgagCTGCACATACAGG GTGAAGTAAAGGATGCCTCAGCAGTAGGTGAATCTACTGGCATGAGGTTTACAGACACAATGGAAACCAATTCTTCATGGGACGTAATGCTAAAGAGTGGATGGTTTATTGCCTTTGTACTGGCTGGAGCCATCATTTTGCAGAGATACCGTATGAGGAATAAAAGGTTGAGATACAATAATCTTATTTTATGA
- the LOC121398001 gene encoding posterior protein-like has translation MKKRCPYCQICLFGEVTHGHPCLEPNQADLIIPSGVNDGIMLWDLKSPGVIITDVHRRAGLNEEQNSECVLFVVNMEFVERYVNKYASGDYHSCADESLTHQFKSLLTQCQSYNNKVKCNHLAKMVKKIKMANEILALLKMKVIAENKAEQWRNEKAQFREDLEKFGESLIVAASTSEEHISELEELREKVELLAKQNDLLEEKLKDCE, from the exons ATGAAGAAAAGATGTCCGTACTGtcagatttgcttgtttggagAAGTCACCCATGGTCACCCATGCCTAgagccaaatcaggctgatctgatcattccCTCTGGGGTCAATGATGGGATCATGCTCTGGGACCTAAAGAG CCCTGGAGTGATCATCACTGATGTACACAGACGAGCTGGACTGAATGAAGAGCAAAATTCAGAG TGTGTATTGTTTGTTGTAAACATGGAATTTGTTGAaagatatgtaaataaatatgcctCAGGTGATTACCATTCATGTGCAGATGAGTCTTTGACACATCAGTTTAAAAGTCTACTGACACAGTGTCAAAGTTAcaacaataaagtaaaatgtaatcatcttgcaaaaatggtaaagaaaattaaaatggctaatgAAATATTAGCATTATTAAAGATGAAAGTTATTGCTGAGAATAAGGCAGAACAGTGGAGAAATGAGAAGGCCCAGTTTAGAGAAGACTTGGAAAAGTTTGGTGAGTCACTTATTGTAGCAGCGAGCACTTCAGAAGAGCATATTTCAGAATTAGAAGAACTGAGGGAGAAGGTAGAACTGTTAGCTAAACAGAATGATTTGTTAGAAGAAAAGTTGAAGGATTGTGAGTAG